The following DNA comes from Streptomyces globosus.
GACGTCGATCTTGGGCAGTCCGTCCGGGTCCACCAGGGTGATGGTCATGGCTGCGCAGCTCCTTGCACTCTCTTGTGGTTACTCGGGAACCGTAAGAGAGTGAGGGCTGACGTGGAAGAACGCACTTTTTGGTGACTGGGGAACCTCATGGTGAGCAAGCAGGTCAAGGGCTCGGGCAAGGACGACGCGGATGTGACGCGGGCGGATTCGCTCGCGCGGGAGATCTTCTCGGACATCGCCAACAAGTGGGCGCTGCTCATCATCGAAGCGGTCGGCGACCGCACGCTGCGCTTCACCGAACTGCGGCGCGAGATCGAGGGCATCAGCCACAAGATGCTCACGCAGAACCTGCGCCTGCTGGAGCGCAACGGCCTGGTCGAGCGCACGGTGCATCCCACGGTGCCGCCACGCGTCGAGTACACGCTGACGGAGCCGGGGCAGGCACTGCGCGCCACGGTCGACGCCATGTGCGACTGGACCCACCGCCACCTGGGTGCCATCGAATCGGCCCGCCACCGCTTCGACTCCGCCTGACCCGCCGTACGCGCCACGGGGCCGCGGATGCCGGCCGCCGCCAACCGCCCGGTACCGCTGTGCCGCTGTCCGTAATGCGGGCGTAATGGTGTGCGGGGTCGGCATCGCGTTGAATGCGGTGAGAACGCACATCGCCCCACCGGGCGCTGAAGAGGGAGTCGTGGATGAAGCTGGGGCGTGGGCGGCGCGGGCTGCTGGGGATCGGCGCGCTCGTGGTGACGGCCGTGCTGGGGGTGGGCTTGTACCTGTTCCAGCCGTGGAAGCTGTGGCAGGACGAGACGGTGCAGGAGTCGCTGCCCGCAGCCGCACCGGCACCGGCATCACCGGACACGGTGCCGTCGGCTCAGGCGTCGGGGAGCCCCTCGCCGGCCGTCGTGCCGCAGACGCTGACCCAGGGCTCCTTCATCAGCCACGAGCACGACACCAAGGGGACGGCGAAGGTCGTCCGGCTGGCAGACGGCTCCCACGTGCTGCGGCTGGAGGGTCTGGACACGAGCAACGGGCCGGACCTGCGGGTGTGGCTCACCGACGCTCCGGTGAAGGAGGGCGTCGCGGGCTGGCGGGTGTTCGACGACGGCAAGTACGTCAGTCTGGGCAAGCTCAAGGGGAACAAGGGCGACCAGAACTACGCCATCCCGGCGGACGTGAACCTGGCGGACTACTCCAGCGTCGCGATCTGGTGCGACCGTTTCGACGTGTCCTTCGGGGCGGCGGAACTCGCCAAGGCGTAGCGGGCGACCGCCCCGTCCTGCGGCCGTCAGGCGAGGGGCAGCGTCACCTCGAAGCGGCAGCCTCCCGGGACGTTGTGCACCTCGGCCCGCCCGGCGTGGGCCTCGACGATGCCGCGCACGATCGCCAGCCCGAGCCCGGCGCCGGACGGCGGCGTACGGGCGGGGCTGCCCCGCCAGCCCGTGTCGAACACCCGCGGCAGGTCCTCGTCCGGGATGCCGCCGCAGCCGTCGGTGACGGACAGCACGGCGGCGTCCGCACGCCGGCCGACCGCGACGGCGACGGTGCCGTCGGCCGGCGTGTGCCGGATGGCGTTGACCAGCAGGTTGGCCAGCACTCTGGTCATCTCCTTGCCGTCCACGTCCACAGGCGCGTGCGTGATGTCCTCGCCGAGCAGTCGCACGCCGCGCTCACGGGCGAGGGGATCGACGCCCAGCAGGGCGTCGGCCGCGAGGTCGCGCAGCGAGATCCGGCTGGGAGCCAGTTCCATCGCGCCCGCATGGATGCGGGACAGCTCGAACAGGTCGCCGACCATGGTGTCGAGGCGTTCCACCTCGGTGCGGATCTGCCGGTGGTAGCGCGCCGGCTCCGTGGCGACACCGTCCTCCAGGGCTTCGGCCATGGCCCGTAGCCCGGCGAGCGGGGTGCGC
Coding sequences within:
- a CDS encoding sensor histidine kinase → MRDFLLIALFALGGAACAGAAGAVALRLLRRRSVAVSLTVVAAVAVTAMLAGTLAVAWAMFLSPHDLKVVTLIAAMAAVVSLATALLMGRWVVARSRDLAHAARDFGEDGSFAAPPAPATAELAELARELASTSARLAASRERERSLEASRRELVAWISHDLRTPLAGLRAMAEALEDGVATEPARYHRQIRTEVERLDTMVGDLFELSRIHAGAMELAPSRISLRDLAADALLGVDPLARERGVRLLGEDITHAPVDVDGKEMTRVLANLLVNAIRHTPADGTVAVAVGRRADAAVLSVTDGCGGIPDEDLPRVFDTGWRGSPARTPPSGAGLGLAIVRGIVEAHAGRAEVHNVPGGCRFEVTLPLA
- a CDS encoding winged helix-turn-helix transcriptional regulator → MVSKQVKGSGKDDADVTRADSLAREIFSDIANKWALLIIEAVGDRTLRFTELRREIEGISHKMLTQNLRLLERNGLVERTVHPTVPPRVEYTLTEPGQALRATVDAMCDWTHRHLGAIESARHRFDSA
- a CDS encoding DM13 domain-containing protein, translated to MKLGRGRRGLLGIGALVVTAVLGVGLYLFQPWKLWQDETVQESLPAAAPAPASPDTVPSAQASGSPSPAVVPQTLTQGSFISHEHDTKGTAKVVRLADGSHVLRLEGLDTSNGPDLRVWLTDAPVKEGVAGWRVFDDGKYVSLGKLKGNKGDQNYAIPADVNLADYSSVAIWCDRFDVSFGAAELAKA